The following proteins come from a genomic window of Aquimarina sp. MAR_2010_214:
- the queA gene encoding tRNA preQ1(34) S-adenosylmethionine ribosyltransferase-isomerase QueA: MKLSHFNFNLPQDLLAEYPAENRDESRLMVLNRKDQTIEHKQFKDLIDYFEPNDVMVVNNTKVFPARLYGNKEKTGARIEVFLLRELNSETRLWDVLVDPARKIRIGNKLYFGDDESLVAEVIDNTTSRGRTLRFLYDGSYDEFRQKLNDLGETPLPKYIKRDAEPEDEERYQTIYAKNEGAVAAPTAGLHFSKHLMKRLEIKGVDFAEITLHVGLGTFNPVEVEDLSKHKMDSEEAYVTAKAAHTINNGIENKRRICAVGTTVMRALESSVSSDRTLNEFRGWTNKFIFPPYDFSIANCMITNFHTPKSTLLMMVSAFAGHDFIKEAYEEAVKEKYKFYSYGDAMLII, from the coding sequence ATGAAGCTATCACATTTCAATTTTAATCTTCCACAAGATTTATTGGCTGAGTATCCAGCTGAAAACAGAGATGAATCTCGCCTAATGGTTCTTAATAGAAAGGATCAAACCATAGAGCATAAACAGTTTAAAGATCTTATAGATTATTTTGAGCCAAATGATGTGATGGTTGTTAATAATACTAAAGTTTTTCCGGCCAGATTGTACGGTAATAAAGAGAAGACAGGAGCTAGAATTGAAGTATTCTTATTACGAGAATTAAATTCTGAAACAAGACTTTGGGATGTACTCGTTGATCCAGCTAGAAAAATACGTATTGGTAATAAACTGTATTTTGGAGATGATGAGAGTTTGGTGGCAGAGGTAATAGATAATACAACATCTAGAGGACGTACATTACGTTTTCTGTATGACGGTTCCTATGATGAATTTAGACAAAAACTTAATGATTTGGGAGAAACACCTCTGCCAAAATACATTAAAAGAGATGCAGAACCCGAAGATGAAGAAAGATATCAAACTATATATGCTAAAAATGAAGGTGCTGTTGCTGCACCGACTGCCGGACTTCATTTTTCTAAACATTTAATGAAAAGACTAGAAATCAAAGGAGTTGATTTTGCAGAAATTACATTACATGTAGGTTTAGGAACATTTAACCCTGTTGAGGTTGAAGATTTATCTAAACATAAGATGGATAGCGAAGAAGCATATGTAACAGCTAAAGCTGCGCATACTATTAATAATGGGATAGAAAATAAAAGAAGAATTTGTGCTGTAGGAACCACAGTAATGAGAGCTCTCGAAAGCTCGGTGTCATCTGACAGAACCTTAAATGAGTTTAGAGGATGGACCAATAAATTTATTTTTCCTCCTTATGATTTTAGTATTGCAAATTGTATGATTACAAATTTTCACACGCCTAAATCTACTTTATTAATGATGGTGTCGGCATTTGCAGGACATGATTTTATTAAAGAAGCATATGAAGAAGCAGTGAAAGAAAAATATAAATTTTATTCTTATGGTGATGCTATGCTAATCATCTAA